A single window of Papio anubis isolate 15944 chromosome 8, Panubis1.0, whole genome shotgun sequence DNA harbors:
- the C8H8orf48 gene encoding uncharacterized protein C8orf48 homolog, whose amino-acid sequence MAICPELAQTDESALANVSDETETLKSFTDEVQTSSSFSSSGGRQSSPLTSGSKLEREKQTPSLEQEDKQSELLDFKNYEKKLSKKWINYLKRKDSDFERHQPDTKLQTEITQVSDEELNALQSYCTMKINLIHHRGDSKKTTSGRHKKLYVGLDAEAAERDALSGTVPDELLNRIYFKNMRTTPKQEAAAKEHISSQCPDCNRKRAELALFAFLKQKKTLLESFLLQEKIDEHLHTKDFLTHIGEAHQDFPRLSDDPRIIWKRLTGKSHIRYSGFERSDTEQKMQRDGNSACHLPFATSQATYSNQTRAGDC is encoded by the coding sequence ATGGCCATCTGCCCAGAATTGGCCCAAACGGACGAAAGTGCTCTGGCAAACGTTTCTGATGAGACTGAGACTTTGAAGAGCTTTACTGATGAGGTACAGACTTCCAGTTCATTCAGTTCCTCTGGAGGACGGCAGTCATCGCCCCTGACCTCTGGGAGCAAACTGGAGAGGGAAAAGCAGACTCCAAGCTTGGAACAAGAAGACAAACAATCTGAGCTTTTGGActtcaaaaattatgaaaagaagtTGAGTAAAAAATGGATCAACTACCTCAAGCGCAAAGACTCTGACTTTGAACGGCACCAACCAGACACCAAACTTCAAACAGAAATCACTCAGGTATCCGATGAAGAATTGAATGCCCTGCAGTCTTATTGCACCATGAAGATAAATTTGATTCATCATAGAGGGGATTCTAAGAAGACGACGAGTGGCAGACATAAAAAGCTGTATGTTGGATTggatgcagaggctgcagagagagatGCCTTAAGTGGTACTGTACCCGATGAACTTTTGAACAGAATCTACTTTAAAAACATGAGGACAACGCCAAAACAGGAGGCAGCAGCCAAGGAACACATATCTTCTCAGTGTCCCGATTGTAACAGGAAAAGAGCAGAGCTGGCCCTGTTTGCCTTTCTGAAACAAAAGAAGACTTTGCTGGAGTCATTTCTACTTCAAGAGAAAATAGATGAACATCTTCATACCAAAGACTTTCTCACCCATATTGGAGAAGCACATCAAGACTTCCCCAGGCTTTCAGATGACCCCAGAATAATCTGGAAAAGACTGACTGGGAAAAGTCATATCAGATACTCTGGTTTTGAAAGATCAGATACAGAGCAGAAGATGCAGCGAGATGGAAATAGTGCTTGTCATTTACCCTTTGCCACTTCTCAAGCCACTTACTCTAACCAAACCAGAGCTGGTGATTGTTAA